In one Vanessa tameamea isolate UH-Manoa-2023 chromosome 12, ilVanTame1 primary haplotype, whole genome shotgun sequence genomic region, the following are encoded:
- the Chp gene encoding chaoptin isoform X5 — translation MSLMAIIKFGYTLIVVTFILMIWASLARALELHVDTGHPPCLFQALCTCSKPAGDLGIVTCKHVPILRVPAAVNSSKVFTLQLTGNKIRDLEPHFFQATGMYRLAINQNPLESIQDEAFYGLDNTLWELELKQDRLTSVPSRALRYLQKLRLLDLTGNEITEITGDNWLGLENSLQTLILSDNSIATLPLDAFSGLLILETLDLHGNHLSVIDSGVFRDGMSRLSKLLLGDNQLTLIPYEELSPLRQLRHLDLSNNLIKQVPPAHDLNGVKLSLDYLKLDQNNIKILLPGSFKYFNILNTTSLNGNPIFTIREDAFRNAKIKTLSLRDCGVTELSPASFAGLENSLQNLDLSENNLTMISKFMLNKLDSLRFLNLRENKVDTNLLATNNPSEYSTTPSVNNFQYKLFYLDISGSSSLEMSLQDVRRNESDIQFCRYQSKMRSLRYLAVSKLIRRSITSEDFLEFGVELEDLKIIGSTINRIEASAFQHVRTIKTLDLSENNIDFIDPFAFAELHSLTTLKMANGLADSVKILPFEPLKALIELEYLDLSNNKLKNVPDTSFHFMYKLKTLNLQDNLIDQFSKGTLQSDIHRELESVCLSLNQLQRIDQHTFVNLRELQEILIEDNLIETVYRRSFTSLDNLKVIRLRGNIITEISEESFQNLPALKELDISFNQLETFKFSIFDQVGSATALKVNVSYNRIITLTDSNAPSFFTSNFYPPPKAQRLVSEDPSPLRIERGLGTVSVNIRVLDFSHNNISYIAPYYFRHADLTLSELYLSYNLIRNVTREVFGSMLMLQYLDLSHNQIFHMEYDCFKKVKNLQIIDLSHNHLIELPVEVFHDMQALTSVDLSDNNIKNLADNLIISPSLERLDLSDNDLSRIPTNSLSPAAAIHLVELDLSGNTIPAVAIADLVQRFRSLAWLDLSDNHLVRVESGSFTALPKLLWLDLSMNTPFNNGERGSSIFKGLERRLSHLGLKNVSLTSVPSMPLPKLKSLDLSYNNLPSVPTDITANLTRLRSLDLSYNDLTNVPVATHSLSELRWLSLSGNPISALMNTSMYGVSPRLEYLDVTHLKLSILEHGAFSKMYGLRTLKISVNGNIRDFNIPKILTHNDALENLYLQIDNTQVDLSKEMLGFLPSKLNNITITGRALKFMSQNILKGVTSQTLTLTVYNTSIAEIENEVFWRPGRIKNLTLDLRDNMIARVPNPARHEWPGVPNSLFLHNIYVAGNPLQCDCRIGWVQAWDRKRRQYLCDGPSDCIATRDDVRFAKCPSHYNRTFSDVIAKDLDCSWSKGFFRSPNIFIIITMSILTYLYI, via the exons AGTTTGATGGCGATAATCAAGTTCGGATACACCCTCATTGTGGTCACATTCATTTTAATGATATGGGCGTCCTTAGCGAGAGCTCTAGAA TTACACGTAGACACCGGTCACCCACCATGTCTCTTTCAAGCTCTCTGCACGTGTTCAAAGCCGGCTGGTGACCTAGGAATAGTGACCTGCAAGCATGTTCCTATCCTCCGAGTACCAGCTGCAGTCAACAGCTCGAAAGTGTTCACATTGCAACTCACTGGAAACAAGATCAGAGATCTTGAGCCTCATTTCTTCCAAGCTACGG GTATGTACAGACTGGCTATAAACCAGAATCCGCTAGAGAGCATCCAAGATGAGGCATTTTATGGACTAGACAATACACTCTGGGAATTGGAGCTGAAACAGGACAGGTTAACATCGGTCCCGAGCCGAGCGTTGAGGTACCTCCAGAAATTGCGCCTACTTGATTTAACgg gtaaTGAAATCACAGAAATAACGGGTGATAATTGGCTAGGATTAGAGAACTCActacaaacattaatattatctgATAATTCAATTGCTACCCTACCTCTCGATGCGTTCTCGGGACTGTTGATTCTCGAAACACTTGATTTACATGGGAACCATTTATCTGTGATCGACAGTGGAGTCTTCAGAGATGGTATGAGCAGACTAAGTAAG CTTCTCCTTGGTGACAACCAGCTCACATTGATTCCTTACGAGGAGCTGTCTCCACTTCGCCAGCTCCGTCACTTAGATCTTTCTAACAATCTTATTAAGCAGGTTCCACCAGCTCATGATCTTAATGGTGTGAAGCTATCTCTGGATTATCTAAA ATTGGaccaaaacaacataaaaatccTATTACCGGGTtcgtttaaatactttaatattttaaacacgaCAAGTCTCAATGGAAATCCTATTTTTACAATAAGA gAGGATGCGTTCCGTAATGCGAAGATAAAAACGTTATCTCTACGAGACTGTGGTGTGACTGAACTATCCCCAGCCTCCTTCGCCGGTCTCGAGAACAGTCTCCAGAATTTGGATCTGTCTGAGAATAATTTGACGATGATATCAAAATTCATGTTGAACAAGTTAGATTCGTTGCGTTTCTTGAACCTTAGAGAGAATAAG GTTGACACAAATTTACTGGCAACAAACAATCCTTCTGAATACTCAACAACACCGTCTGTTAacaattttcaatacaaattgTTCTATTTGGATATCAGTGGTTCGTCATCACTAGAAATGAGCTTACAAGACGTCAGAAG AAACGAGTCTGACATACAATTTTGCCGATATCAGAGCAA AATGCGTTCTCTGCGATACTTAGCAGTGAGTAAACTGATAAGGCGCAGTATTACTTCAGAAGATTTCCTCGAATTTGGCGTGGAATTGGAAGATTTGAAAATTATAGGAAGCACAATTAATCGAATCGAAGCTAGTGCATTTCAACATGTTCGAACGATAAAAACATTGGATCTCTCTGAAaacaatatagattttatagacCCCTTTGCTTTTGCtgag ttACACAGTCTAACTACACTTAAAATGGCGAACGGGTTAGCAGATTCCGTGAAAATACTGCCTTTTGAACCATTAAAGGCTCTTATTGAATTAGAATATTTGGATTTGAGTAACAACAAATTGAAGAACGTACCTGACACGTCTTTCCATTTTATGTACAAATTGAAAACACTCAATTTACAAGATAATCTGATTGATCAATTTTCTAAGGGAACTTTACAG agtGACATCCATAGGGAGTTGGAAAGTGTTTGCTTATCATTAAATCAACTGCAGAGAATCGATCAACACACTTTTGTCAATTTGAGAGAACTACAAGAAATCCTCATAGAAgacaatttaattgaaacagTTTACAGAAGATCTTTTACAAGCTTGGACAATTTGAAAGTGATCAGATTAAGGGGGAATATTATCACAGAAATAAGTGAAGAATCATTTCAGAATTTACCAGCGCTGAAAGA gtTAGACATATCGTTCAACCAATTGGAAACGTTTAAGTTTTCAATTTTCGACCAAGTAGGTTCAGCAACGGCTTTGAAAGTAAATGTTTCATACAACAGAATCATTACGTTAACAGATTCGAATGCTCCTAGTTTCTTTACGTCAAATTTCTATCCCCCACCTAAAGCACAaa GATTAGTATCAGAGGATCCCAGTCCTCTGCGTATTGAACGAG GTCTTGGAACTGTTTCAGTAAATATACGGGTTTTAGATTTCTCTCATAACAATATTTCCTACATTGCACCTTATTACTTTAG ACATGCCGATTTAACTCTATCGGaattatatctttcatacaACTTAATAAGAAACGTAACTAGGGAAGTTTTCGGCTCAATGCTCATGCTGCAATACTTGGACTTATCacataatcaaatatttcatatggAATATGATTGCTTCAAGAAAGTTAAAAACTTACAG ATAATAGACTTATCTCACAATCATCTGATTGAACTACCCGTTGAAGTATTCCACGACATGCAGGCGCTCACTTCAGTCGATCTATCTGATAACAACATTAAGAACTTGGCAGACAACCTCATTATTTCCCCGTCTTTAGAAAG GTTAGACTTATCCGATAACGATCTATCAAGAATACCAACAAACAGTCTATCACCTGCTGCAGCTATTCATTTAGTTGAACTTGACTTAAGTGGCAATACAATCCCAGCTGTAGCTATCGCGGATTTAGTTCAAAGATTCAGA TCGCTTGCCTGGTTGGACCTCTCTGACAACCATTTGGTTAGAGTTGAAAGCGGTTCTTTCACGGCCTTACCAAAGTTACTTTGGTTGGATTTGAGTATGAACACACCGTTCAACAACGGTGAACGTGGTAGTAGTATCTTTAAGGGCTTGGAAAGAAGATTATCGCATTTAGGATTAAAGAATGTTAGCCTAACGTCT gtaccatCAATGCCATTGCCGAAGTTGAAAAGTTTGGATTTATCATACAACAATCTCCCATCAGTGCCGACGGACATTACTGCAAATCTGACCCGTCTTCGATCATTAGATCTTTCGTATAATGACTTAACGAATGTTCCAGTT GCAACACACTCATTGAGCGAGCTCCGATGGCTGTCTTTATCTGGTAATCCTATATCGGCTCTCATGAACACTAGCATGTATGGAGTCTCACCGCGACTTGAATATCTTGACGTTACGCAtctaaaattaagtatattagag cATGGCGCTTTCAGTAAGATGTATGGTTTGAGAACTTTAAAGATATCGGTGAATGGTAATATCAGAGattttaatatacctaaaattctTACACACAATGATGCTCTGGAAAATCTTTATCTACAAATTGATAACACGCAGGTCGATCTGAGCAAAGAAATGCTCGGATTTTTGCCatccaaattaaataatatcacaataacCGGACGGGCATTGAAATTTATGTCccagaatattttaaaa GGTGTAACATCACAGACGCTAACACTAACAGTTTACAACACTAGCATCGCAGAAATAGAGAATGAAGTTTTTTGGAGACCTGGTCGTATCAAGAACTTAACCTTAGATTTGAGGGATAATATGATCGCTAGAGTACCAAACCCAGCTAGGCACGAATGGCCTGGTGTACCCAACTCTTTATTCCTTCATAATATTTACGTAGCTGGAAATCCTCTTCAGTGTGATTGTCGTATCGG ATGGGTGCAAGCATGGGATAGGAAGAGAAGACAGTACCTTTGCGATGGCCCATCTGACTGTATAGCAACAAGGGATGATGTCCGATTTGCAAAATGTCCTTCTCATTATAATCGAACTTTCAGtgac gttATAGCGAAGGACCTCGATTGCAGCTGGAGTAAGGGATTTTTCAGATCaccaaatattttcattattataacaatgtCCATTCTGACATATCTTTATATCTGA
- the Chp gene encoding chaoptin isoform X2, protein MSLMAIIKFGYTLIVVTFILMIWASLARALELHVDTGHPPCLFQALCTCSKPAGDLGIVTCKHVPILRVPAAVNSSKVFTLQLTGNKIRDLEPHFFQATGMYRLAINQNPLESIQDEAFYGLDNTLWELELKQDRLTSVPSRALRYLQKLRLLDLTGNEITEITGDNWLGLENSLQTLILSDNSIATLPLDAFSGLLILETLDLHGNHLSVIDSGVFRDGMSRLSKLLLGDNQLTLIPYEELSPLRQLRHLDLSNNLIKQVPPAHDLNGVKLSLDYLKLDQNNIKILLPGSFKYFNILNTTSLNGNPIFTIREDAFRNAKIKTLSLRDCGVTELSPASFAGLENSLQNLDLSENNLTMISKFMLNKLDSLRFLNLRENKVDTNLLATNNPSEYSTTPSVNNFQYKLFYLDISGSSSLEMSLQDVRRMRSLRYLAVSKLIRRSITSEDFLEFGVELEDLKIIGSTINRIEASAFQHVRTIKTLDLSENNIDFIDPFAFAELHSLTTLKMANGLADSVKILPFEPLKALIELEYLDLSNNKLKNVPDTSFHFMYKLKTLNLQDNLIDQFSKGTLQSDIHRELESVCLSLNQLQRIDQHTFVNLRELQEILIEDNLIETVYRRSFTSLDNLKVIRLRGNIITEISEESFQNLPALKELDISFNQLETFKFSIFDQVGSATALKVNVSYNRIITLTDSNAPSFFTSNFYPPPKAQRLVSEDPSPLRIERGLGTVSVNIRVLDFSHNNISYIAPYYFRHADLTLSELYLSYNLIRNVTREVFGSMLMLQYLDLSHNQIFHMEYDCFKKVKNLQIIDLSHNHLIELPVEVFHDMQALTSVDLSDNNIKNLADNLIISPSLERLDLSDNDLSRIPTNSLSPAAAIHLVELDLSGNTIPAVAIADLVQRFRHEPSEYWLEEPDYSDEYMYHTARRDHPRVLHRKIQYPQNVLYKSLAWLDLSDNHLVRVESGSFTALPKLLWLDLSMNTPFNNGERGSSIFKGLERRLSHLGLKNVSLTSVPSMPLPKLKSLDLSYNNLPSVPTDITANLTRLRSLDLSYNDLTNVPVATHSLSELRWLSLSGNPISALMNTSMYGVSPRLEYLDVTHLKLSILEHGAFSKMYGLRTLKISVNGNIRDFNIPKILTHNDALENLYLQIDNTQVDLSKEMLGFLPSKLNNITITGRALKFMSQNILKGVTSQTLTLTVYNTSIAEIENEVFWRPGRIKNLTLDLRDNMIARVPNPARHEWPGVPNSLFLHNIYVAGNPLQCDCRIGWVQAWDRKRRQYLCDGPSDCIATRDDVRFAKCPSHYNRTFSDVIAKDLDCSWSKGFFRSPNIFIIITMSILTYLYI, encoded by the exons AGTTTGATGGCGATAATCAAGTTCGGATACACCCTCATTGTGGTCACATTCATTTTAATGATATGGGCGTCCTTAGCGAGAGCTCTAGAA TTACACGTAGACACCGGTCACCCACCATGTCTCTTTCAAGCTCTCTGCACGTGTTCAAAGCCGGCTGGTGACCTAGGAATAGTGACCTGCAAGCATGTTCCTATCCTCCGAGTACCAGCTGCAGTCAACAGCTCGAAAGTGTTCACATTGCAACTCACTGGAAACAAGATCAGAGATCTTGAGCCTCATTTCTTCCAAGCTACGG GTATGTACAGACTGGCTATAAACCAGAATCCGCTAGAGAGCATCCAAGATGAGGCATTTTATGGACTAGACAATACACTCTGGGAATTGGAGCTGAAACAGGACAGGTTAACATCGGTCCCGAGCCGAGCGTTGAGGTACCTCCAGAAATTGCGCCTACTTGATTTAACgg gtaaTGAAATCACAGAAATAACGGGTGATAATTGGCTAGGATTAGAGAACTCActacaaacattaatattatctgATAATTCAATTGCTACCCTACCTCTCGATGCGTTCTCGGGACTGTTGATTCTCGAAACACTTGATTTACATGGGAACCATTTATCTGTGATCGACAGTGGAGTCTTCAGAGATGGTATGAGCAGACTAAGTAAG CTTCTCCTTGGTGACAACCAGCTCACATTGATTCCTTACGAGGAGCTGTCTCCACTTCGCCAGCTCCGTCACTTAGATCTTTCTAACAATCTTATTAAGCAGGTTCCACCAGCTCATGATCTTAATGGTGTGAAGCTATCTCTGGATTATCTAAA ATTGGaccaaaacaacataaaaatccTATTACCGGGTtcgtttaaatactttaatattttaaacacgaCAAGTCTCAATGGAAATCCTATTTTTACAATAAGA gAGGATGCGTTCCGTAATGCGAAGATAAAAACGTTATCTCTACGAGACTGTGGTGTGACTGAACTATCCCCAGCCTCCTTCGCCGGTCTCGAGAACAGTCTCCAGAATTTGGATCTGTCTGAGAATAATTTGACGATGATATCAAAATTCATGTTGAACAAGTTAGATTCGTTGCGTTTCTTGAACCTTAGAGAGAATAAG GTTGACACAAATTTACTGGCAACAAACAATCCTTCTGAATACTCAACAACACCGTCTGTTAacaattttcaatacaaattgTTCTATTTGGATATCAGTGGTTCGTCATCACTAGAAATGAGCTTACAAGACGTCAGAAG AATGCGTTCTCTGCGATACTTAGCAGTGAGTAAACTGATAAGGCGCAGTATTACTTCAGAAGATTTCCTCGAATTTGGCGTGGAATTGGAAGATTTGAAAATTATAGGAAGCACAATTAATCGAATCGAAGCTAGTGCATTTCAACATGTTCGAACGATAAAAACATTGGATCTCTCTGAAaacaatatagattttatagacCCCTTTGCTTTTGCtgag ttACACAGTCTAACTACACTTAAAATGGCGAACGGGTTAGCAGATTCCGTGAAAATACTGCCTTTTGAACCATTAAAGGCTCTTATTGAATTAGAATATTTGGATTTGAGTAACAACAAATTGAAGAACGTACCTGACACGTCTTTCCATTTTATGTACAAATTGAAAACACTCAATTTACAAGATAATCTGATTGATCAATTTTCTAAGGGAACTTTACAG agtGACATCCATAGGGAGTTGGAAAGTGTTTGCTTATCATTAAATCAACTGCAGAGAATCGATCAACACACTTTTGTCAATTTGAGAGAACTACAAGAAATCCTCATAGAAgacaatttaattgaaacagTTTACAGAAGATCTTTTACAAGCTTGGACAATTTGAAAGTGATCAGATTAAGGGGGAATATTATCACAGAAATAAGTGAAGAATCATTTCAGAATTTACCAGCGCTGAAAGA gtTAGACATATCGTTCAACCAATTGGAAACGTTTAAGTTTTCAATTTTCGACCAAGTAGGTTCAGCAACGGCTTTGAAAGTAAATGTTTCATACAACAGAATCATTACGTTAACAGATTCGAATGCTCCTAGTTTCTTTACGTCAAATTTCTATCCCCCACCTAAAGCACAaa GATTAGTATCAGAGGATCCCAGTCCTCTGCGTATTGAACGAG GTCTTGGAACTGTTTCAGTAAATATACGGGTTTTAGATTTCTCTCATAACAATATTTCCTACATTGCACCTTATTACTTTAG ACATGCCGATTTAACTCTATCGGaattatatctttcatacaACTTAATAAGAAACGTAACTAGGGAAGTTTTCGGCTCAATGCTCATGCTGCAATACTTGGACTTATCacataatcaaatatttcatatggAATATGATTGCTTCAAGAAAGTTAAAAACTTACAG ATAATAGACTTATCTCACAATCATCTGATTGAACTACCCGTTGAAGTATTCCACGACATGCAGGCGCTCACTTCAGTCGATCTATCTGATAACAACATTAAGAACTTGGCAGACAACCTCATTATTTCCCCGTCTTTAGAAAG GTTAGACTTATCCGATAACGATCTATCAAGAATACCAACAAACAGTCTATCACCTGCTGCAGCTATTCATTTAGTTGAACTTGACTTAAGTGGCAATACAATCCCAGCTGTAGCTATCGCGGATTTAGTTCAAAGATTCAGA CACGAACCGAGCGAGTACTGGCTGGAGGAGCCGGACTACAGTGACGAATACATGTACCACACCGCTAGACGAGACCATCCCAGAGTGTTGCACCGAAAGATACAGTACCCGCAGAATGTTTTGTATAAG TCGCTTGCCTGGTTGGACCTCTCTGACAACCATTTGGTTAGAGTTGAAAGCGGTTCTTTCACGGCCTTACCAAAGTTACTTTGGTTGGATTTGAGTATGAACACACCGTTCAACAACGGTGAACGTGGTAGTAGTATCTTTAAGGGCTTGGAAAGAAGATTATCGCATTTAGGATTAAAGAATGTTAGCCTAACGTCT gtaccatCAATGCCATTGCCGAAGTTGAAAAGTTTGGATTTATCATACAACAATCTCCCATCAGTGCCGACGGACATTACTGCAAATCTGACCCGTCTTCGATCATTAGATCTTTCGTATAATGACTTAACGAATGTTCCAGTT GCAACACACTCATTGAGCGAGCTCCGATGGCTGTCTTTATCTGGTAATCCTATATCGGCTCTCATGAACACTAGCATGTATGGAGTCTCACCGCGACTTGAATATCTTGACGTTACGCAtctaaaattaagtatattagag cATGGCGCTTTCAGTAAGATGTATGGTTTGAGAACTTTAAAGATATCGGTGAATGGTAATATCAGAGattttaatatacctaaaattctTACACACAATGATGCTCTGGAAAATCTTTATCTACAAATTGATAACACGCAGGTCGATCTGAGCAAAGAAATGCTCGGATTTTTGCCatccaaattaaataatatcacaataacCGGACGGGCATTGAAATTTATGTCccagaatattttaaaa GGTGTAACATCACAGACGCTAACACTAACAGTTTACAACACTAGCATCGCAGAAATAGAGAATGAAGTTTTTTGGAGACCTGGTCGTATCAAGAACTTAACCTTAGATTTGAGGGATAATATGATCGCTAGAGTACCAAACCCAGCTAGGCACGAATGGCCTGGTGTACCCAACTCTTTATTCCTTCATAATATTTACGTAGCTGGAAATCCTCTTCAGTGTGATTGTCGTATCGG ATGGGTGCAAGCATGGGATAGGAAGAGAAGACAGTACCTTTGCGATGGCCCATCTGACTGTATAGCAACAAGGGATGATGTCCGATTTGCAAAATGTCCTTCTCATTATAATCGAACTTTCAGtgac gttATAGCGAAGGACCTCGATTGCAGCTGGAGTAAGGGATTTTTCAGATCaccaaatattttcattattataacaatgtCCATTCTGACATATCTTTATATCTGA